The following are encoded together in the Panicum virgatum strain AP13 chromosome 6K, P.virgatum_v5, whole genome shotgun sequence genome:
- the LOC120712243 gene encoding disease resistance protein Pik-2-like: protein MEHAAQNLASNVGQLLAAEYRQLRGVGGEIAELRDDLATMNALLRMQSEAEDGAVDHFVREWMKQLSELAYDSEDCIDLYLLRIKCRPGEGVRARARRLLATFSPRRSLAGEVRALRARALAISERHARYGVSRDALMRRSPLLPAPQMLTSTASAAAAPNQHALSRANEQPEHSRVVGIEDQVDALAGRLSPAVEGERYLKVFSVVGFGGVGKTTLAMEVCRRLEPEFPCQAFVSVSQAFEPSRDLKPLLRRVLEQIVKTKAENEKGIKEDGSLGDIDGLDADLLARKLAHKVKDMRYLIVLDDVWTVRAWESIQSVLPENNCNSRIIVTTRMETVAKVCSPASIVKGHFIHYMEPLKLEDSKKLFLSRAFGSVDASYPTEFNDVMDNILRKCGGLPLAIVSIASVLAGYKSSGSIDKWETICKSIVSQMESNPTLEGIRQIVTVSFNHLPHELKGCMMYLSIFPEDYEISKDRLLCRWIAEGLVLEKQGLTQMEVAESYLDELLSRNMIKANRLDEHKRDQSYQVHDLLLEIMVSKSLEANFVSLKGGRYDGMSYDRIRRLSIHDSADVGAYSTSKVKVTVDHRGTQEVNLQHVRSLSMFQLQGHKLLDQLGDFALLRVLDLEGCEGVTNKHVRYACQLHLLRFLSMKNTNISVVPPQIGNLEHLQTLDVRTTLLDHLPETVTKLERLERLKFSKRGLDIKWVLPRGLSKMKALRDVGLVRLGNDSQVAREVGELELLQTLDLHIGHETVDEEVLRQLALSLSKRYSVRCLSLVDISSAGKILNFLHDLPTPPRLLRSLGISGGISRLPSWVGSLTYLVDFAMMGTDLVGDELLGVLCELPNLKTLRASWKSYREDELVARTNHTFPVLRDLWFGEGVLPKVLRFEEGCMAKLETLELRIRSHDELETSIVGIERLTNLKMITLKGDKDNPALYHRLSQLKDERDRRPKSNQFQVAVKYYL, encoded by the exons ATGGAGCACGCGGCGCAGAACCTCGCAAGCAATGTTGGGCAGCTGCTGGCCGCGGAGTATCGGCAGCTCCGCGGCGTTGGCGGCGAGATCGCCGAGCTGCGCGACGACTTGGCCACCATGAACGCCCTCCTCCGGATGCAGTCGGAGGCCGAGGACGGGGCCGTTGACCACTTCGTCCGGGAGTGGATGAAGCAGCTGAGCGAGCTCGCCTACGACTCAGAGGACTGCATCGACCTGTACCTGCTCCGCATCAAGTGCCGCCCGGGCGAAGGCGTGCGCGCCAGGGCGAGGCGCCTGCTCGCGACGTTCTCCCCTCGCCGCAGCCTCGCCGGCGAGGTCAGGGcgctccgcgcccgcgccctcgCCATCAGCGAGCGCCACGCGCGCTACGGCGTCAGCCGCGACGCGCTCATGCGCCGCTCCCCTCTCTTACCTGCCCCTCAGATGCTGACGTcgacggcctccgccgccgccgcacctaaTCAGCACGCGCTGAGCCGTGCCAACGAGCAGCCTGAGCACAGCCGGGTCGTCGGCATCGAGGACCAGGTCGACGCGCTGGCCGGCCGGCTGAGTCCTGCCGTCGAGGGAGAGCGCTATCTGAAGGTGTTCTCCGTCGTGGGGTTCGGGGGCGTCGGCAAGACCACGCTGGCCATGGAGGTGTGCCGGCGGCTGGAGCCGGAGTTCCCGTGCCAGGCCTTCGTTTCGGTGTCTCAGGCGTTCGAGCCGAGCAGGGACCTCAAGCCGCTGCTCAGGCGTGTGCTGGAGCAGATCGTCAAGACCAAAGCAGAGAACGAGAAAGGTATCAAGGAAGATGGGTCGCTTGGTGACATCGACGGCTTGGATGCTGATCTGCTGGCCCGAAAGCTCGCGCACAAAGTCAAGGACATGAG GTACCTCATTGTACTGGATGATGTATGGACCGTACGAGCATGGGAGTCAATCCAATCGGTTTTACCAGAGAACAATTGCAACAGCAGAATAATTGTGACCACTAGGATGGAGACAGTGGCCAAAGTATGCAGTCCGGCCAGTATTGTTAAGGGACATTTCATCCATTATATGGAACCTCTCAAGCTCGAAGATTCCAAAAAGTTGTTTCTGAGCAGAGCATTTGGCTCTGTGGATGCCTCTTATCCCACGGAGTTCAACGATGTAATGGACAATATCTTAAGAAAATGCGGTGGACTGCCACTGGCCATAGTTAGCATTGCCAGCGTTTTGGCAGGCTACAAGTCATCCGGCAGTATAGACAAGTGGGAAACCATATGCAAATCAATAGTTTCTCAGATGGAGAGCAACCCTACCTTGGAGGGGATCAGGCAGATTGTCACAGTCAGTTTCAACCACTTACCTCATGAGCTCAAGGGTTGCATGATGTACCTTAGTATTTTCCCTGAGGATTACGAGATCAGTAAGGACCGACTCTTGTGCAGATGGATCGCCGAGGGATTGGTCTTGGAGAAGCAGGGGTTGACACAGATGGAGGTTGCAGAATCCTACTTGGACGAGCTACTGAGTAGGAACATGATCAAAGCCAACCGTTTGGACGAGCACAAGAGGGATCAGTCGTACCAGGTGCATGACCTGCTTCTCGAGATCATGGTGTCCAAGTCCTTAGAGGCTAACTTTGTTAGCCTGAAAGGAGGGCGGTACGACGGGATGTCGTACGACAGGATCCGTCGCCTCTCCATACATGACAGCGCCGATGTTGGTGCATATTCAACTTCCAAGGTAAAGGTAACAGTTGATCACCGAGGCACCCAAGAGGTGAACCTGCAGCATGTTCGATCACTGAGTATGTTCCAGCTCCAAGGGCACAAGCTCCTTGACCAACTAGGCGACTTCGCCTTGCTGAGGGTGCTTGACCTGGAAGGTTGCGAGGGGGTAACCAACAAGCATGTGAGGTACGCTTGTCAGTTGCACCTACTCAGGTTCCTGAGCATGAAGAATACAAATATCAGCGTGGTGCCTCCTCAAATTGGGAATCTGGAGCACCTACAGACGCTCGATGTACGGACAACCCTTCTTGATCACCTGCCTGAAACTGTCACGAAGCTGGAAAGACTCGAGCGCCTCAAGTTCTCCAAGAGGGGCTTGGATATCAAGTGGGTGTTGCCCCGGGGCCTCAGCAAGATGAAGGCGCTTCGCGATGTGGGTTTAGTGCGTCTCGGAAATGACTCCCAAGTCGCCCGAGAGGTGGGTGAACTTGAGCTGCTACAGACGTTGGACCTGCACATCGGCCACGAGACCGTTGACGAGGAGGTTCTCCGACAGCTTGCCTTGTCCCTGAGTAAGAGGTACTCTGTCAGGTGTCTTAGCTTGGTAGACATAAGCAGTGCAGGGAAGATACTGAACTTTCTCCATGACCTGCCAACACCACCGCGCCTCCTCCGGTCTCTCGGAATCAGCGGTGGCATCAGCCGGTTGCCCAGCTGGGTCGGATCACTCACGTACCTCGTTGACTTCGCCATGATGGGCACAGACCTTGTTGGTGATGAGCTACTTGGTGTCCTGTGTGAGTTGCCCAACCTCAAGACCCTGCGTGCCTCTTGGAAAAGCTACAGAGAGGATGAGCTAGTCGCGCGCACGAACCATACATTTCCGGTGCTCAGAGACCTGTGGTTTGGTGAAGGCGTTCTGCCCAAAGTTCTCCGGTTTGAGGAAGGGTGCATGGCAAAGCTTGAAACGCTCGAACTGCGTATTCGTAGCCATGATGAGCTGGAGACTAGCATCGTTGGCATCGAGCGCCTGACGAACCTGAAAATGATCACGCTCAAGGGTGATAAGGACAACCCTGCACTTTACCATAGACTGTCGCAGCTCAAGGATGAGAGAGATCGACGCCCCAAGTCCAATCAATTCCAGGTTGCAGTAAAATACTACTTGTGA